In Pseudomonas sp. Leaf58, one DNA window encodes the following:
- a CDS encoding DUF6555 family protein yields the protein MPSPQLYIIDYLLHGQPRSFIIRLEQLDNAEAWHWASCDAGIGIIPKFGREKIRKVSRPMAERYGITAVSWRVSGGKPNQSVGDPAATV from the coding sequence ATGCCTAGCCCACAGCTGTACATCATTGATTACCTACTGCATGGCCAGCCACGCAGTTTCATTATCCGTCTGGAACAACTGGACAATGCCGAGGCTTGGCATTGGGCCAGTTGCGATGCGGGGATTGGCATTATTCCCAAGTTCGGGCGTGAAAAGATCAGGAAAGTCAGCCGGCCGATGGCCGAGCGCTACGGAATTACCGCCGTGAGCTGGCGGGTGTCAGGGGGCAAGCCGAACCAGTCGGTGGGCGACCCAGCAGCGACTGTGTGA
- the paaZ gene encoding phenylacetic acid degradation bifunctional protein PaaZ, protein MSAAPTLQSFIAGRWLGQHGAQALRSALDGHVLAYSHEERPDFAEAVDFARARGLTSLMAMDFQQRAQRLKALALYLAERKEQLYALSHHSGATRADSWIDIEGGNATLFAYAGIGSRELPSGNLVHEGPAIALGKQGHFAGSHILVPRAGVAVHINAFNFPIWGMLEKFAPTFLAGMPCIVKPATSTSYLTEAVVRLMNASGLLPEGSLQLVIGSTGDLLDRLQGQDVVTFTGSADTAAKLRVTPNLVRNSVPFTAEADSLNCAILGPDVTPDSEEFDLYLKEVVREMTTKAGQKCTAIRRAIVPAKHIDAVATRLRERLSKVVVGDPSLEGVRMGALASHDQQHDVAERVRSLLQSCDQLFGASDGFAPRGEGVAEGAFFAPTLLQARDPHAEGGAHDIEAFGPVSTLMGYDDLDEALALAARGKGSLVATLVTADRSVAAKAIPVAAAWHGRLLVLDSEAAKESTGHGSPLPQLKHGGPGRAGGGEELGGLRAVKHYLQRAAVQGSPSMLTAVTGEYVRGAEVIESEVHPFRRYFEQLRIGESLLTHRRTVTEADLVNFGCLSGDHFYMHFDEIAAKESQFGKRIAHGYFVLSAAAGLFVSPGAGPVLANYGLDTLRFINPVGIGDTIQARLTCKRKIDQGKTSPLGQPQGVVAWDVEVTNQLGELVASYDILTLVLKKP, encoded by the coding sequence ATGTCTGCCGCCCCTACCCTGCAAAGCTTCATCGCCGGCCGCTGGCTTGGCCAGCACGGCGCCCAGGCCCTGCGCAGCGCCCTGGACGGTCACGTCCTGGCCTACAGCCACGAAGAGCGCCCGGACTTCGCCGAGGCCGTGGACTTCGCCCGTGCCCGTGGCCTGACCAGCCTGATGGCCATGGACTTCCAGCAACGCGCGCAACGCCTCAAGGCCCTGGCCCTGTACCTGGCCGAGCGCAAGGAACAGCTCTACGCCTTGTCCCATCACAGCGGCGCCACCCGCGCCGACAGCTGGATCGACATCGAAGGCGGCAATGCCACGTTGTTCGCCTATGCCGGCATCGGCAGCCGCGAACTGCCGTCGGGCAACCTGGTGCACGAAGGCCCAGCCATCGCGCTGGGCAAGCAAGGCCACTTCGCCGGCAGCCACATCCTGGTGCCACGCGCAGGCGTGGCGGTGCACATCAACGCCTTCAACTTCCCCATCTGGGGCATGCTGGAAAAGTTCGCCCCGACCTTCTTGGCCGGCATGCCGTGCATCGTCAAGCCGGCGACCTCGACCAGCTACCTGACCGAGGCCGTGGTGCGCCTGATGAACGCCTCCGGGCTGTTGCCCGAAGGCAGCCTGCAACTGGTGATCGGCAGCACCGGCGACCTCCTCGACCGCCTGCAGGGCCAAGACGTGGTGACGTTCACCGGCTCTGCCGATACCGCCGCCAAGCTGCGCGTCACACCGAACCTGGTGCGCAACTCGGTACCGTTCACTGCCGAAGCCGACTCGCTGAACTGCGCCATCCTCGGCCCGGACGTGACCCCGGACAGCGAAGAGTTCGACTTGTACCTCAAGGAAGTGGTGCGGGAAATGACCACCAAGGCCGGGCAGAAATGCACCGCCATCCGCCGCGCCATCGTCCCGGCCAAGCACATTGACGCCGTTGCCACACGCCTGCGCGAGCGGCTGAGCAAAGTGGTGGTCGGCGACCCTTCGCTGGAAGGCGTGCGCATGGGCGCGCTGGCTTCCCACGACCAGCAGCACGACGTCGCCGAGCGGGTCCGCAGCCTGCTGCAAAGTTGCGATCAGCTGTTCGGCGCCAGCGATGGCTTTGCCCCGCGTGGCGAGGGCGTGGCCGAGGGCGCGTTCTTTGCCCCGACCCTGCTGCAAGCGCGCGACCCGCATGCCGAAGGCGGTGCCCACGATATCGAAGCGTTCGGCCCGGTCAGCACGCTGATGGGCTACGACGACCTTGACGAAGCCTTGGCCCTGGCCGCGCGTGGCAAAGGCAGCCTGGTGGCAACCCTGGTCACCGCCGACCGTAGCGTCGCCGCCAAGGCCATCCCGGTGGCCGCCGCCTGGCATGGCCGCCTGCTGGTACTCGACAGCGAAGCTGCCAAGGAATCCACCGGCCACGGCTCGCCATTGCCGCAGCTCAAGCACGGCGGCCCGGGCCGCGCCGGTGGCGGTGAAGAGCTGGGTGGCCTGCGCGCCGTCAAGCACTACCTGCAACGTGCTGCGGTACAAGGTTCACCGAGCATGCTCACGGCGGTAACCGGTGAGTACGTACGCGGTGCTGAAGTGATCGAAAGCGAAGTGCACCCGTTCCGCCGCTACTTCGAGCAGTTGCGCATCGGCGAATCGCTGCTTACCCATCGCCGCACCGTGACTGAGGCCGACTTGGTCAACTTCGGTTGCCTGTCCGGCGACCACTTCTACATGCACTTCGACGAAATCGCTGCCAAAGAGTCGCAGTTCGGCAAGCGCATTGCCCATGGCTACTTCGTGTTGTCGGCGGCGGCTGGGCTGTTCGTTTCCCCGGGTGCCGGGCCGGTGCTGGCCAACTATGGCCTGGATACCCTGCGCTTCATCAACCCGGTGGGCATCGGTGACACCATCCAGGCGCGGCTAACCTGCAAGCGCAAGATCGACCAGGGCAAGACCAGCCCACTGGGCCAGCCACAGGGCGTGGTGGCGTGGGATGTGGAGGTGACCAACCAGCTGGGTGAGCTGGTCGCCAGCTACGACATTCTGACTTTGGTGCTGAAAAAGCCCTGA
- a CDS encoding OprD family porin, translated as MNRSHLMSAAWLATLAMPLPALADFISDSHARLELRNHYLNRDFRQSNAPQAKAEEWGQGFTAKLESGFTDGPVGVGVDAMGQLGIKLDSSRDRRNTGLLPFGPNSHEPVDDYSELGLTGKLRVAKSTLRLGTLQPILPVVVYNDTRLLASTFQGGLLTSQDLAGLTFNGGRLTKANLRDSSGRDDIGYGAASSDHLDFGGGSYAITPQTSVSYYYAKLEDIYRQQFVGLIDTRPLGEGLSLRSDLRYFDSRNDGAERAGNIDNRNFNAMFTLGVRAHKFTATWQQMSGDSAFPFVNGGDPFTVNLVTYNTFTRAGLDSWQVRYDYDFVALGIPGLSFMTRYTDGRHAETATVSNGRERERDTDITYVIQSGPFKDVSLRWRNVTFRSGNGLTNAVDENRLIIGYTVALW; from the coding sequence ATGAACCGCTCGCACCTCATGTCAGCCGCCTGGCTGGCAACCCTGGCCATGCCGTTGCCGGCGCTGGCGGACTTCATCAGCGACAGCCACGCCCGGCTGGAGCTGCGCAACCACTACCTCAACCGCGACTTTCGCCAGAGCAATGCACCACAGGCCAAGGCCGAGGAATGGGGCCAGGGCTTCACCGCCAAGCTGGAGTCGGGCTTCACCGACGGCCCGGTCGGCGTCGGCGTCGATGCCATGGGCCAGTTGGGCATCAAGCTCGACTCCAGCCGCGACCGCCGTAACACCGGCCTGCTGCCCTTCGGCCCCAACAGCCATGAGCCGGTCGACGACTACAGCGAGTTGGGCCTGACCGGCAAGCTACGGGTGGCCAAGAGCACCCTACGCCTGGGCACCTTGCAACCGATCCTGCCCGTGGTGGTGTACAACGACACCCGCCTGCTGGCCTCCACCTTCCAGGGCGGCCTGCTTACCAGCCAGGACCTTGCGGGCCTCACCTTCAACGGCGGCCGCCTGACCAAGGCCAACCTGCGTGACTCCTCGGGCCGTGACGATATCGGCTACGGCGCCGCCAGCAGCGACCACCTGGACTTTGGCGGGGGCAGCTACGCCATCACCCCGCAAACCAGCGTCAGCTACTACTACGCCAAGCTCGAAGACATCTACCGCCAGCAGTTCGTCGGCCTGATCGATACTCGCCCACTGGGCGAAGGCCTGAGCCTGCGCAGTGACTTGCGCTACTTCGACAGCCGCAACGACGGCGCCGAGCGTGCCGGCAACATCGACAACCGCAACTTCAACGCCATGTTCACCCTCGGCGTGCGGGCCCACAAGTTCACTGCCACCTGGCAGCAGATGTCCGGCGACAGCGCCTTCCCGTTCGTCAACGGCGGCGACCCGTTCACCGTCAACCTGGTCACCTACAACACCTTCACCCGCGCCGGGCTGGACTCCTGGCAAGTGCGCTACGACTACGACTTCGTCGCCCTGGGCATCCCCGGCCTGAGCTTCATGACCCGCTACACCGACGGCCGCCACGCTGAAACCGCCACGGTCAGCAATGGCCGTGAGCGCGAGCGCGACACCGACATTACCTATGTCATCCAGAGCGGCCCATTCAAGGACGTCAGCCTGCGCTGGCGCAACGTCACCTTCCGCTCCGGCAATGGCCTAACCAATGCCGTGGACGAAAACCGCCTGATCATCGGCTACACCGTGGCGCTGTGGTAA
- a CDS encoding general stress protein — MAQDQPRTRQRGGTKETNPGNFANDRERASRAGHKGGQASGGNFANDRQRASEAGRKGGQNSHGGGRQQ; from the coding sequence ATGGCGCAGGACCAACCGCGAACCCGCCAGCGTGGCGGCACCAAGGAAACCAACCCGGGCAATTTCGCCAATGACCGCGAGCGGGCCTCACGTGCGGGGCACAAAGGCGGGCAAGCGTCTGGTGGCAACTTTGCCAACGACCGTCAACGGGCATCGGAAGCCGGCCGCAAGGGTGGGCAGAACAGCCACGGTGGGGGCCGTCAACAGTGA